The proteins below come from a single Bryobacter aggregatus MPL3 genomic window:
- a CDS encoding GyrI-like domain-containing protein translates to MHPKFISIGSKRILGLSAPFFSILTPEGNAPEVIPALWARFMARAAEIKDRPSLNTFGLSECLESEDARPGELLYTAGVEAAESQEIPDGMSEHRIPAGLHAVFTHVGLLQEYPKTLRAIYQVWLLQSGTRLRAAPHFEVYDSRFHADASDSEFDIYIPIEGDTVN, encoded by the coding sequence ATGCATCCCAAGTTCATCTCCATCGGTTCCAAGCGAATCCTCGGCCTCAGTGCTCCTTTCTTCTCCATCCTGACGCCTGAGGGCAATGCGCCAGAGGTCATTCCGGCGTTGTGGGCCAGATTCATGGCTCGCGCTGCCGAAATTAAGGATCGTCCGAGCCTGAATACCTTTGGTCTGTCGGAATGCCTGGAAAGCGAAGATGCCCGGCCGGGAGAGCTGTTGTATACAGCAGGTGTAGAAGCCGCGGAGTCGCAAGAGATTCCTGACGGCATGTCGGAACATCGAATTCCGGCCGGACTGCATGCCGTATTCACTCATGTGGGGCTTCTTCAGGAGTACCCCAAGACGCTCCGTGCCATCTATCAGGTATGGCTGCTGCAATCCGGAACCCGGCTCCGGGCGGCTCCCCATTTCGAAGTCTATGACTCGCGTTTCCATGCCGACGCATCCGATTCTGAATTTGATATCTACATTCCGATCGAAGGCGACACCGTGAACTAG
- a CDS encoding 5-oxoprolinase subunit B family protein, with product MDVSFRQACEAAVLVEFGSGQGSEVRPDIVQRVHRLVALLDRSTVPGIEEITPSYSNLLIEFDPLQLSPENVEEHVRFCLEQIGQIELPIPQQMEVPVFYGGEYGPDLHSSADLLKMSVSQLVQAHCDQTYSVAFFGFLPGFAYLQGWPAKWSLSRLSTPRTKVVAGSVAIAGVQTGIYPTESPGGWRILGRTPLKVIDTARTNFSLFSIGAQIRFYPSNPSAW from the coding sequence ATGGACGTATCGTTTCGCCAAGCCTGCGAGGCTGCAGTCCTTGTCGAGTTTGGCTCCGGACAAGGCTCAGAGGTTCGACCTGATATCGTGCAGCGCGTCCATCGGCTGGTAGCCCTGCTGGACCGCTCGACGGTTCCTGGCATTGAAGAGATCACCCCGTCGTACTCGAATCTCCTCATCGAGTTTGATCCACTGCAACTGAGCCCGGAAAATGTTGAGGAACACGTGAGATTTTGCCTGGAGCAGATTGGTCAAATTGAACTTCCAATTCCGCAACAGATGGAGGTTCCGGTCTTCTATGGCGGGGAATATGGCCCCGATTTGCATAGTTCGGCTGACTTGTTGAAGATGAGCGTTTCGCAATTGGTGCAGGCGCATTGCGACCAGACCTACTCGGTGGCTTTCTTTGGCTTTCTGCCCGGCTTTGCTTATCTGCAAGGTTGGCCGGCGAAGTGGAGCCTCTCCCGGCTGAGTACGCCACGCACGAAGGTGGTGGCTGGCAGCGTGGCGATTGCGGGTGTCCAGACCGGCATCTATCCGACGGAGTCTCCTGGTGGCTGGCGCATCCTCGGGCGGACACCGCTCAAGGTGATTGACACCGCTCGGACGAACTTTTCACTGTTCTCGATTGGCGCCCAGATTCGCTTTTATCCCTCGAACCCATCCGCATGGTAA
- a CDS encoding biotin-dependent carboxyltransferase family protein has translation MVNPGIRILDPGFLTTIQDQPRFGLARYGLSEAGPMASVSYFEANYLAGNDEPQPGIEVTMKPARLLFTGATRIGISGADFGWRLDGRPISMHQSIEVRAGSTLQGDYCRTGLRGYIACNGGIQITRWQGSAATHVQSGLGGQKLERGAELKLALPVAAPPRFLREHPHSPLLNGSAKVLRIVDGPHASLFPPESMSLFLGTSYKVTELSSRMAIRIDGLQLSAPREPLLSTGAWHGAIQVPPSGIPQVLGTDHPATGGYPILGSVIRADLEVLGQLRPREEIRFGRVSLETARALYKRMADAWRALSV, from the coding sequence ATGGTAAATCCCGGTATCCGCATTCTTGACCCTGGCTTTCTCACCACGATCCAGGACCAACCTCGCTTTGGACTCGCTCGCTACGGCCTGAGCGAAGCGGGCCCGATGGCGAGCGTCAGCTATTTTGAAGCAAATTATCTGGCGGGCAACGATGAGCCGCAACCGGGCATTGAAGTGACCATGAAACCGGCGCGGCTCCTGTTTACCGGCGCAACTCGCATCGGAATTAGCGGCGCCGACTTTGGCTGGCGTCTCGATGGCCGCCCGATTTCGATGCATCAGAGTATTGAAGTGCGGGCTGGTTCGACGCTACAGGGCGACTATTGCCGCACGGGGCTGCGGGGCTATATCGCCTGCAATGGGGGCATCCAGATCACCCGCTGGCAAGGGAGTGCGGCAACCCATGTGCAAAGCGGGCTCGGTGGACAGAAGCTGGAACGTGGCGCGGAACTCAAACTTGCACTTCCCGTCGCTGCCCCGCCCCGCTTTCTGAGGGAGCACCCGCATAGCCCGCTTCTCAATGGAAGTGCGAAGGTGTTGCGCATTGTGGATGGACCACATGCGTCTCTCTTTCCACCGGAGTCGATGTCGCTCTTTCTCGGCACCTCCTACAAGGTGACAGAATTGTCGAGCCGGATGGCGATTCGTATCGATGGCCTGCAACTATCCGCGCCGCGCGAACCGCTTCTCAGCACGGGTGCCTGGCATGGAGCGATTCAGGTGCCTCCCTCGGGGATCCCTCAAGTGCTGGGGACGGATCATCCGGCGACAGGTGGCTATCCGATTCTGGGGTCTGTCATTCGTGCCGACCTCGAGGTGCTTGGCCAACTGCGGCCGCGGGAGGAGATTCGCTTTGGACGGGTGAGTCTGGAGACGGCACGCGCTCTTTATAAGAGAATGGCTGACGCCTGGCGCGCACTCTCGGTCTAA